From the Gallaecimonas kandeliae genome, one window contains:
- the purD gene encoding phosphoribosylamine--glycine ligase, producing the protein MKVLVIGGGGREHALAWKAAQSPDVELVYVAPGNAGTALEPKLENVAVSGNEALVAFAKEKGVALTIVGPEAPLVEGVVDAFQAAGLPIFGPKAAAAQLEGSKAFAKDFLARHAIPTAQYRTFSQVDEALAYLDERGAPIVIKADGLAAGKGVIVAMTLKEAKDAVNDMLSGNAFGDAGARVVIEDFLEGEEASFIVMVDGNNVLSMATSQDHKRVGDGDTGPNTGGMGAYSPAPVVTSEIHQRIMDEVIYPTVNGMKADGVPYTGFLYAGLMIDGSGAPKVIEFNCRFGDPETQPIMMRLQSDLVALCLAATRGELDKVEAKWDPRPAVGVVMAAANYPGTPQKGDAIEGLDAVPQGVKVFHAGTKEKDGQVVTSGGRVLCVTALGETVSQAQKAAYEGVKAIAWDGAFYRTDIAYRAIAREAK; encoded by the coding sequence ATGAAAGTCCTGGTTATCGGCGGCGGCGGCCGCGAACATGCCCTGGCCTGGAAGGCCGCCCAGAGCCCCGACGTGGAACTGGTCTACGTGGCCCCCGGCAACGCCGGCACCGCCCTTGAACCCAAGCTGGAGAACGTCGCCGTTTCTGGCAACGAGGCCCTGGTGGCCTTCGCCAAGGAAAAGGGCGTGGCGCTGACCATAGTGGGCCCGGAAGCGCCATTGGTGGAGGGCGTCGTCGACGCCTTCCAGGCAGCGGGCCTCCCCATCTTCGGCCCCAAGGCGGCAGCGGCCCAGTTGGAAGGCTCCAAGGCCTTCGCCAAGGACTTCCTGGCCCGCCACGCCATCCCCACGGCCCAGTACCGCACCTTCTCACAGGTTGACGAGGCCCTCGCCTACCTCGACGAGCGCGGCGCCCCTATCGTCATCAAGGCCGACGGCCTGGCCGCCGGCAAGGGCGTCATAGTCGCCATGACGCTCAAAGAGGCCAAGGACGCCGTCAACGACATGCTGTCCGGCAACGCCTTCGGCGACGCCGGCGCCCGCGTCGTCATCGAGGACTTCCTGGAAGGGGAAGAGGCCAGCTTCATCGTCATGGTGGACGGCAACAACGTCCTCTCCATGGCCACCAGCCAGGACCACAAGCGGGTCGGCGACGGCGACACTGGCCCCAACACCGGCGGCATGGGCGCCTACAGCCCGGCTCCCGTGGTCACGAGCGAGATCCACCAGCGCATCATGGACGAGGTCATCTACCCGACGGTCAACGGCATGAAGGCCGACGGTGTGCCCTACACCGGCTTCCTCTACGCCGGCCTGATGATAGACGGCAGCGGCGCCCCCAAGGTCATCGAGTTCAATTGCCGTTTCGGCGACCCCGAGACCCAGCCGATCATGATGCGCCTGCAGTCCGACCTGGTGGCCCTCTGCCTGGCCGCCACCCGTGGCGAGCTGGACAAGGTGGAAGCGAAGTGGGACCCCCGCCCCGCCGTCGGCGTGGTGATGGCCGCCGCCAACTACCCCGGTACGCCCCAGAAGGGTGACGCCATCGAGGGCCTGGACGCCGTGCCCCAAGGGGTCAAGGTGTTCCACGCCGGCACCAAGGAGAAGGACGGCCAGGTGGTCACCTCCGGCGGCCGGGTGCTCTGCGTCACGGCGCTGGGTGAGACCGTCTCCCAGGCCCAAAAGGCTGCTTATGAAGGGGTCAAGGCCATCGCCTGGGACGGCGCCTTCTACCGCACCGACATCGCCTACAGGGCCATAGCCCGCGAAGCGAAGTAA
- the purH gene encoding bifunctional phosphoribosylaminoimidazolecarboxamide formyltransferase/IMP cyclohydrolase → MQAARPIRRALISVSDKTGITDFAQALTQRGVELLSTGGTYRLLKDNGIPVTEVSDYTGFPEMMDGRVKTLHPKVHGGILGRRGTDDAIMGEHGIQPIDMVVVNLYPFAATVAKPDCSMEDAVENIDIGGPTMVRSAAKNHKDVAIVVSAHDYGRVIEEMDKHQGGLTFETRFDLAIRAFEHTAGYDGMIANHFGAMFADSKFPRTFNTQFVKKQDLRYGENSHQQAAFYIDAEPKEASIATATQLQGKELSYNNIADTDAALECVKEFSEPACVIVKHANPCGVAVGASILEAYDRAFKTDPTSAFGGIIAFNQELDGDTAKAIIERQFVEVIIAPSVSQGAREVCSAKANVRLLECGFWSERPAALDYKRVNGGLLVQDKDQGMVSEGDLKVVTQRAPTAEEMKDLLFAWKVAKFVKSNAIVYVKNEMTIGVGAGQMSRVYSAKIAGIKAEDEGLEVPGSVMASDAFFPFRDGIDAAAKAGITAVIQPGGSIRDDEVIKAADEAGIAMVFTNMRHFRH, encoded by the coding sequence ATGCAAGCTGCCCGCCCCATCCGCCGCGCCCTTATCAGCGTGTCCGACAAGACCGGTATCACCGACTTCGCCCAGGCCCTCACCCAGCGCGGTGTGGAGCTGCTGTCCACCGGCGGTACCTACCGCCTGCTCAAAGACAACGGCATCCCCGTCACCGAAGTGTCCGACTACACCGGTTTCCCCGAGATGATGGACGGCCGGGTCAAGACCCTGCACCCCAAGGTCCACGGTGGCATCCTCGGCCGCCGCGGCACTGACGACGCCATCATGGGCGAGCACGGCATCCAGCCCATCGACATGGTGGTGGTGAACCTCTACCCCTTCGCGGCGACCGTGGCCAAGCCCGACTGCAGCATGGAAGACGCCGTCGAGAACATCGACATCGGCGGCCCCACCATGGTCCGCTCCGCCGCCAAGAACCACAAAGACGTGGCTATAGTGGTGAGCGCCCATGACTATGGCCGCGTTATCGAAGAAATGGACAAGCACCAAGGCGGCCTGACCTTCGAGACCCGCTTCGACTTGGCCATCCGCGCCTTCGAGCACACCGCCGGCTACGACGGCATGATCGCCAACCACTTCGGCGCCATGTTTGCCGACAGCAAGTTCCCCCGCACCTTCAACACCCAGTTTGTGAAGAAGCAGGATCTGCGCTACGGCGAGAACAGCCACCAGCAGGCCGCCTTCTACATTGATGCCGAGCCCAAGGAAGCGTCCATCGCCACCGCCACCCAGCTGCAGGGCAAGGAACTGTCCTACAACAACATCGCCGACACCGATGCGGCCCTGGAGTGCGTCAAGGAATTCAGCGAGCCGGCCTGCGTCATCGTCAAGCACGCCAACCCCTGCGGCGTGGCCGTGGGCGCCAGCATCCTCGAAGCCTATGACCGCGCCTTCAAGACGGACCCCACCAGCGCCTTCGGCGGCATCATCGCCTTCAACCAGGAGCTGGACGGCGACACCGCCAAGGCCATCATAGAGCGCCAGTTCGTGGAAGTGATCATCGCCCCCAGCGTGTCCCAGGGCGCCCGCGAAGTCTGTAGCGCCAAGGCCAATGTGCGCCTGCTGGAATGCGGCTTCTGGTCCGAGCGCCCCGCGGCTCTCGACTACAAGCGCGTCAACGGCGGCCTGCTGGTCCAGGACAAGGACCAGGGCATGGTTTCTGAGGGCGACCTCAAGGTGGTCACCCAGCGCGCCCCGACAGCAGAGGAAATGAAGGATCTGCTGTTCGCCTGGAAGGTGGCCAAGTTCGTCAAGTCCAACGCCATCGTCTACGTCAAGAACGAGATGACCATTGGCGTCGGCGCCGGCCAGATGAGCCGCGTCTACAGCGCCAAGATAGCCGGCATCAAGGCCGAGGACGAAGGCCTGGAAGTGCCCGGCTCCGTCATGGCCTCCGACGCCTTCTTCCCCTTCCGTGACGGCATCGACGCCGCAGCCAAGGCCGGCATCACCGCCGTCATCCAACCCGGTGGTTCCATCCGCGACGACGAAGTCATCAAGGCCGCCGACGAAGCCGGCATCGCCATGGTCTTCACCAACATGCGTCACTTCCGCCACTAA
- a CDS encoding SO_0444 family Cu/Zn efflux transporter: MSFLSHFIVLFMEAAPWLLLGYLAAALIKVWLPADWLARHLGSEGPGAVAKAALFGAPLPLCSCGVLPAAMGLRRAGASKGATISFLVSTPETGVDSVAVSYGLLGPLMAIVRPVAALVSAMAAGLLAGRQAGHQAEAERGVLAAKAEAGCCGSETVKAESSCCAAEAAPKVESCCASEAPVAASSCCAGEVKTAPATSCCGSEAKAPEPQGGCAEASSCCAPAPKGRSKWRQGWDFAVKDLVDDSAKWLLIGLFFAALVAAYVPAGFLAQWGGGLAAMLVMILIGIPMYICATASTPIAAGLLLGGVSPGAVLVFLLAGPATHAAALGLVRKELGGRALLAYLAGVIVTAIAFGYLTNYLAGLWPGGIAAAGGAHELLPLWLELVSALLLAGLMLASFYRSLRPVPVHAH, translated from the coding sequence TTGAGCTTCTTGAGCCATTTTATCGTCCTCTTCATGGAAGCGGCCCCCTGGCTGCTGCTGGGCTACCTGGCGGCGGCGCTGATCAAGGTCTGGCTGCCGGCCGATTGGCTGGCCAGACATCTGGGCAGCGAAGGCCCTGGGGCCGTGGCCAAGGCGGCGCTGTTCGGGGCGCCGCTGCCGCTCTGTTCCTGCGGCGTGTTGCCGGCGGCCATGGGCCTGCGCAGGGCCGGAGCCTCCAAGGGCGCGACCATTTCCTTCCTGGTCTCCACTCCCGAGACGGGGGTGGACTCTGTGGCCGTGTCCTACGGCCTGCTGGGGCCGCTGATGGCCATAGTCCGGCCGGTGGCGGCCCTGGTCTCGGCCATGGCGGCGGGGCTGCTGGCGGGGCGCCAGGCGGGGCATCAGGCCGAGGCCGAAAGAGGTGTACTGGCGGCCAAAGCGGAGGCCGGCTGTTGCGGTAGTGAAACCGTCAAAGCCGAGAGTTCTTGCTGCGCCGCAGAAGCTGCGCCCAAGGTGGAGAGCTGCTGCGCCAGTGAAGCGCCTGTGGCGGCGTCCAGCTGCTGTGCCGGCGAGGTGAAAACGGCCCCTGCGACCAGTTGTTGTGGTAGCGAGGCCAAGGCACCGGAACCCCAAGGCGGTTGCGCTGAGGCGTCCTCCTGCTGCGCCCCGGCGCCAAAAGGCCGCAGCAAGTGGCGCCAGGGCTGGGACTTTGCGGTCAAGGATCTGGTGGACGACTCGGCCAAGTGGCTGCTGATCGGCCTCTTCTTCGCGGCCCTGGTGGCGGCCTATGTGCCGGCCGGCTTCCTGGCCCAGTGGGGCGGCGGCCTGGCGGCGATGCTGGTGATGATCCTTATCGGCATTCCCATGTACATCTGCGCCACCGCCAGCACCCCGATCGCGGCGGGGCTGCTGCTGGGTGGCGTGTCCCCCGGCGCCGTGCTGGTGTTCCTGTTGGCGGGCCCCGCCACCCACGCCGCCGCCCTGGGGCTGGTGCGCAAGGAACTGGGGGGCAGGGCGCTGCTGGCCTATCTCGCCGGCGTCATAGTGACGGCCATCGCCTTTGGCTACCTCACCAACTACTTGGCCGGGCTCTGGCCTGGCGGCATAGCGGCGGCCGGTGGCGCCCACGAGCTGCTGCCGTTGTGGCTGGAGCTGGTGTCGGCGCTGCTGCTGGCGGGGTTGATGTTGGCCAGTTTCTACCGAAGCTTGCGGCCGGTGCCGGTGCATGCTCATTAA
- a CDS encoding M4 family metallopeptidase, whose protein sequence is MKKSTLTLLLGGCLAVGGTQAANLQHVDKAMNNQGLGKALGLNKDYGFKEGRAMKTAKGTTKVRAQQLYQGIPVFGQHLVVEKDAQGRSLHAQGRIAKDLHIDTTPGISAAQALTLVQAHFGDALVMKDAQAVQRSAVSLMILGDRLAYQVDYLVEGDKGASRPNAFVDAHTGELLKSWDALAFRGKPGSGGSSGGTPFDATGPGGNQKTGIYYYGTDYGPLKVTASSNTCSMENADVRTLDMGGSTRRGTLYSFTCPENTDQPVNGAYSPINDAHFFGGVIVDMYRNWFGVNPISQKLEMRVHYGRNYENAFWDGSAMNFGDGASTFYPLVSLDVSAHEVSHGVTEQNSGLTYSGMSGGMNEAFSDMAGEAAEFYSRGHNDWQVGAEIFKSSGALRYMDDPTRDGRSIANAADYSSSLDVHYSSGVYNKAFYLLATTTGWDTHKAFEAFYRANVLYWSADATFNSGACGVEQAANDLGYDFTAVTNAFSKVGVHCQ, encoded by the coding sequence ATGAAAAAATCCACTTTGACTCTGCTGCTGGGCGGCTGCCTGGCAGTTGGGGGGACACAAGCCGCCAACCTGCAACACGTCGACAAGGCCATGAACAACCAGGGCCTGGGCAAGGCCCTGGGCCTGAACAAGGATTACGGCTTCAAAGAAGGCCGGGCCATGAAGACCGCCAAGGGCACCACCAAGGTCCGCGCCCAGCAGCTCTACCAGGGCATCCCCGTCTTCGGCCAACACCTGGTGGTCGAGAAGGACGCCCAGGGCCGCAGCCTGCATGCCCAAGGCCGTATCGCCAAGGATCTGCACATCGACACCACTCCCGGCATCAGCGCCGCCCAGGCCCTGACCCTGGTCCAGGCCCACTTCGGTGACGCCCTGGTGATGAAAGACGCCCAGGCCGTGCAGCGCAGCGCCGTCAGCCTGATGATCCTCGGCGACCGCCTGGCCTACCAGGTGGACTACCTGGTGGAAGGTGACAAGGGCGCCAGCCGCCCCAATGCCTTCGTCGACGCCCACACCGGCGAGCTGCTCAAGAGCTGGGACGCCCTGGCCTTCAGAGGCAAGCCCGGCAGCGGCGGCTCCTCCGGCGGCACCCCCTTCGACGCTACAGGCCCAGGCGGTAACCAGAAGACCGGCATCTACTACTACGGCACCGACTACGGTCCGCTGAAAGTCACCGCCAGCTCCAACACCTGTTCCATGGAGAACGCCGACGTCCGCACCCTGGACATGGGTGGCAGCACCCGCCGCGGCACCCTCTACAGCTTCACCTGCCCGGAAAACACCGACCAGCCCGTCAACGGTGCCTACTCCCCGATCAACGACGCCCATTTCTTCGGTGGCGTGATCGTGGACATGTACCGCAACTGGTTCGGGGTCAATCCCATCAGCCAGAAGCTGGAGATGCGCGTCCACTACGGCCGCAACTACGAGAACGCCTTCTGGGACGGTTCTGCCATGAACTTCGGCGACGGTGCCAGCACCTTCTATCCGCTGGTGAGCCTGGACGTGTCCGCCCACGAAGTCTCCCACGGGGTGACAGAGCAGAACTCCGGCCTGACCTACTCAGGCATGAGCGGTGGCATGAACGAGGCCTTCTCCGACATGGCCGGCGAGGCTGCCGAGTTCTACAGCCGTGGCCACAACGACTGGCAGGTGGGTGCGGAGATCTTCAAGTCCAGCGGCGCCCTGCGTTACATGGACGACCCGACCCGCGACGGTCGCTCCATCGCCAACGCCGCCGACTACAGCTCCAGCCTGGACGTACACTACAGCTCCGGCGTCTATAACAAGGCCTTCTACCTGCTGGCCACCACCACCGGCTGGGACACCCACAAGGCCTTCGAAGCCTTCTACCGCGCCAACGTCCTCTACTGGAGCGCCGACGCCACCTTCAACAGCGGCGCCTGCGGTGTAGAACAGGCCGCCAACGACCTGGGTTACGACTTCACCGCCGTGACCAACGCCTTCTCCAAGGTCGGCGTCCACTGCCAATAA
- a CDS encoding AsmA family protein, producing MKAGKILAIVLGLVVLVIAGLVAFVLTIDPNSYKGEIQKVVADNTGRELRLDGDLGWTFFPSVGLSIQRAALSEPKGFANGTTAEIGDAKVSVKLMPLLSGKAEVDGVALSNVVVNLKPGAEPPAGQKAPEGAPAGAPDLSGLQKLDLGSISLNNIQVNLLDKAGKTSQQLVLDELTLDGFGAGKTSTLHSRLHSTGAQQAVATLDAQLKFDDQLAHIDLPRLAVTAKLQGQGFAKPMELELAAKGNTDLKAATLDLDSLQLDIANMVLKGQLAAKQLFTAPTASGQLSIEKTDLRGLADRLGMVLPARADQNTLAAFELGFDWQYGDNKASLTNLKGKLDDTQLSGSAALALGAVPDLDLTLALDKFDADRYLPPKSDKPQAAADEQAAGPELEPDLSALKGFRAKADLSLGWLRLSHLVMEKIAVKASNDRGQIALAPFSANLYQGNVKLNAQVDARKQPARLAVQEDMAGVQIEPLLKDFMQSDKPLLAGTTSAKADITATGLTPTSLTDSLNGTANFQFRDGAVYGVNIAHELRKAGAILKGESAPAEDVKKTDFAELSGSATFKDGLMHNPDLLLASPLLRVTGEGDINLAKKELDYKVAAKVVGSLTGQDGKPMDQLNGVTLPIKISGPFSDPKVRPDMDALLKGKAQEKLDKEKDKLKDKLKNKLGDLFKKKTGN from the coding sequence ATGAAAGCAGGCAAAATCCTGGCCATAGTCCTTGGCCTGGTGGTGCTGGTGATAGCGGGGCTGGTCGCCTTCGTCCTCACCATAGACCCCAACAGCTACAAGGGCGAGATCCAGAAAGTGGTGGCCGACAACACAGGCCGCGAACTGCGCCTGGACGGCGACCTCGGCTGGACCTTCTTCCCCTCGGTCGGCCTGTCCATCCAGCGGGCGGCCCTGTCCGAACCCAAGGGCTTCGCCAACGGCACCACCGCCGAGATAGGTGACGCCAAGGTGTCGGTGAAACTGATGCCGCTGCTCTCCGGCAAAGCCGAGGTGGACGGCGTCGCCTTGAGCAACGTGGTGGTCAACCTCAAGCCGGGGGCCGAACCGCCGGCCGGCCAGAAGGCGCCTGAAGGTGCCCCAGCCGGCGCCCCCGACCTCAGCGGCCTGCAGAAGCTGGATCTCGGCAGCATCAGCCTCAACAACATCCAGGTCAACCTCCTGGACAAGGCCGGCAAGACCAGCCAGCAACTGGTGCTGGACGAGCTGACATTGGACGGCTTCGGCGCCGGCAAGACCTCCACCCTGCACAGCCGGCTGCACAGCACCGGCGCCCAGCAGGCGGTGGCCACCCTGGACGCCCAGCTCAAGTTTGACGATCAGCTGGCCCATATCGACCTGCCCCGCCTGGCCGTCACCGCCAAGCTGCAAGGCCAGGGTTTCGCCAAACCCATGGAACTGGAGCTGGCCGCCAAGGGCAACACCGACCTCAAGGCCGCCACCCTGGATCTGGACAGCCTGCAGCTGGACATCGCCAACATGGTGCTCAAGGGCCAACTGGCCGCCAAACAGCTGTTCACGGCCCCTACCGCCAGCGGCCAGCTCAGCATCGAGAAGACCGATCTGCGCGGCCTGGCCGACCGCCTTGGCATGGTACTGCCGGCACGGGCCGACCAGAACACCCTGGCCGCCTTCGAGCTGGGCTTTGACTGGCAGTACGGCGACAACAAGGCCAGCCTCACCAACCTCAAAGGCAAGCTGGACGACACCCAGCTGAGCGGCAGCGCCGCCCTGGCCCTGGGGGCGGTGCCGGATCTGGACCTGACCCTGGCGCTGGACAAGTTCGACGCCGACCGCTACCTGCCGCCCAAGAGCGACAAGCCCCAGGCCGCCGCCGACGAGCAGGCCGCCGGCCCTGAGCTGGAGCCGGATCTCTCCGCCCTCAAGGGCTTCAGGGCCAAGGCGGACCTCAGCCTCGGCTGGCTGCGCCTCAGCCACCTGGTGATGGAGAAGATAGCCGTCAAGGCCAGCAACGATCGCGGCCAGATCGCCCTGGCCCCCTTCAGCGCCAACCTCTACCAGGGCAACGTCAAGCTCAACGCCCAGGTCGACGCCCGCAAGCAGCCGGCCCGATTGGCGGTTCAGGAAGACATGGCAGGGGTGCAGATAGAGCCGCTGCTCAAGGACTTCATGCAGTCCGACAAGCCGCTGCTGGCCGGTACCACCAGCGCCAAGGCGGACATCACCGCCACAGGCCTGACCCCCACCAGCCTCACCGACAGCCTCAATGGCACCGCCAACTTCCAGTTCCGTGACGGCGCCGTCTACGGCGTCAACATCGCCCACGAACTGCGCAAGGCCGGCGCCATCCTCAAGGGCGAGAGCGCCCCGGCCGAGGACGTCAAGAAGACCGACTTCGCCGAGCTCTCCGGCTCCGCCACCTTCAAGGACGGCCTGATGCACAACCCCGACCTGCTGCTGGCCTCGCCACTGCTGCGAGTCACGGGGGAAGGGGATATCAACCTGGCCAAGAAGGAGCTGGACTACAAGGTGGCCGCCAAGGTGGTGGGTTCCCTCACCGGCCAGGACGGCAAGCCCATGGACCAGCTGAACGGCGTCACCCTGCCCATCAAGATCAGCGGCCCCTTCAGCGATCCCAAGGTACGTCCGGACATGGACGCCCTGCTCAAGGGCAAGGCCCAGGAGAAGCTGGACAAGGAGAAGGACAAGCTCAAAGACAAGCTGAAGAACAAGCTGGGCGACCTCTTCAAGAAGAAGACCGGCAATTGA
- a CDS encoding phospholipase A → MTRACLTLLFLALPALAADPTEQKKTEPTQSEASVEPPAPQSIEGRAAKDKGLVEQRVNRELSTTENPFVITPHLPNYVLPVNYSSNLDAASYADKLEPGETLDHVEVKFQVSLKFPLAFNLFGGKNSIWMAYSQQSFWQAYNSGLSSPFRETNYEPEVFMAFDVSHDWFGIKPKYVTLGLIHQSNGRSDPYSRSWNRAYLDLIFEAGNAVFQVKPWYRIPEARSDDNNPDIEKYLGYGELTGVYVMGNTSLDFMLRNNLRSNGNKGALQLGFTFPLWGKLRGYVQYFNGYGESLIDYNHSTQSLGLGIMLTNWL, encoded by the coding sequence ATGACAAGAGCCTGTCTGACACTGCTGTTTTTGGCCCTGCCGGCCCTGGCAGCCGACCCAACAGAGCAAAAAAAGACCGAACCCACCCAGAGCGAGGCCAGCGTCGAACCGCCGGCGCCCCAGAGCATCGAGGGCCGCGCCGCCAAGGACAAGGGCCTGGTGGAGCAGCGGGTGAACCGGGAGCTGTCCACCACCGAGAACCCCTTCGTCATCACACCGCACCTGCCCAACTACGTGTTGCCGGTCAACTACAGCTCCAACCTGGACGCCGCCAGCTATGCCGACAAGCTCGAACCGGGGGAGACCCTCGACCATGTGGAAGTGAAGTTCCAGGTCAGCCTCAAGTTTCCCCTGGCCTTCAATCTCTTCGGCGGCAAGAACAGCATCTGGATGGCCTACAGCCAGCAATCCTTCTGGCAGGCCTACAACTCCGGGCTCTCCTCCCCCTTCAGGGAGACCAACTACGAGCCGGAGGTGTTCATGGCCTTCGACGTCAGCCACGACTGGTTCGGCATCAAGCCCAAGTACGTGACCCTGGGGCTGATCCACCAGTCCAACGGCCGCTCCGACCCCTACTCCCGTTCCTGGAACAGGGCCTACCTGGATCTCATCTTCGAGGCCGGCAACGCCGTCTTCCAGGTCAAGCCCTGGTACCGCATTCCCGAAGCCAGAAGCGACGACAACAACCCCGACATCGAGAAGTACCTGGGCTACGGCGAGCTGACCGGCGTCTACGTCATGGGCAACACCAGCCTGGACTTCATGCTCAGGAACAACCTGCGCTCAAACGGCAACAAGGGCGCCTTGCAACTGGGCTTTACCTTCCCACTCTGGGGCAAGCTGCGCGGCTATGTGCAGTACTTCAACGGCTACGGCGAGTCCCTCATCGACTATAACCACAGCACCCAGAGCCTGGGCTTAGGCATCATGCTGACAAACTGGCTCTGA
- a CDS encoding replicative DNA helicase, producing MAEKRKASKEGDSKVAALKVPPHSLEAEQSVLGGLLLDNQAWDRVAEKVVEQDFYSRAHRLIFKGMTILAAANKPLDLITVSEQLERDNQLEEAGGFAYLGEIARNTPSAANIHAYAEIVRERAVVRELLGTANEIAEACFDPQGRSSAELLDMAESKVFNIAESRSSANEGPQNIKNVLEKTVDRIEKLFGQPHDGVTGVSTGFNDLDKMTAGLQGSDLIIVAARPSMGKTTFAMNLAEYAAMTQDKPVLIYSLEMPSEQIMMRMLASLGRIDQTKIRTGQLDDDDWARLSSTMGLLMEKGQMYIDDASGLTPTEVRSRARRIAREHGGISLIMVDYLQLMTVPGMQDNRTLEIAEISRSLKALAKELQCPVIALSQLNRSLEQRADKRPVNSDLRESGSIEQDADLIMFIYRDEVYHPETADKGVAEIIIGKQRNGPIGRVRLTFQGHFSRFDNYAGPAYDDEY from the coding sequence ATGGCGGAAAAGCGCAAAGCCAGCAAAGAAGGTGACAGCAAGGTCGCCGCCCTGAAAGTTCCCCCCCATTCCCTGGAAGCCGAGCAAAGCGTGCTGGGCGGCCTGCTGCTGGACAACCAGGCCTGGGACAGGGTGGCGGAAAAGGTGGTGGAGCAGGACTTCTACTCCCGTGCGCACCGGCTCATCTTCAAGGGCATGACCATACTGGCCGCCGCCAACAAGCCGCTGGACTTGATCACCGTCTCCGAGCAACTGGAGCGGGACAACCAGTTGGAAGAGGCCGGCGGCTTCGCCTACCTCGGCGAAATCGCCCGCAACACCCCCAGCGCCGCCAACATCCACGCCTACGCCGAGATAGTCCGCGAGCGGGCCGTGGTGCGGGAGCTGCTGGGCACCGCCAACGAGATAGCCGAGGCCTGCTTCGACCCTCAGGGCCGCAGCTCCGCCGAGCTGCTGGATATGGCCGAGAGCAAGGTCTTCAACATCGCCGAGAGCCGCTCCAGCGCCAACGAAGGCCCCCAGAACATCAAAAACGTGCTGGAAAAGACGGTGGACCGCATCGAGAAGCTGTTCGGCCAGCCCCATGACGGCGTCACGGGGGTGTCCACCGGCTTCAACGATCTCGACAAGATGACGGCCGGCCTGCAAGGCTCGGACCTCATCATAGTGGCGGCCCGTCCCTCCATGGGTAAGACGACCTTCGCCATGAACCTGGCCGAATACGCGGCCATGACCCAGGACAAGCCGGTGCTGATCTACAGCCTGGAGATGCCCTCGGAACAGATCATGATGCGTATGCTGGCCTCCCTGGGCCGCATCGACCAGACCAAGATCCGGACCGGCCAGCTGGACGACGACGATTGGGCCCGCCTGAGCTCCACCATGGGGCTGCTGATGGAAAAGGGCCAGATGTACATCGACGACGCCTCGGGCCTGACCCCCACCGAAGTGCGCTCCCGCGCCCGGCGTATCGCCCGTGAGCACGGCGGCATTTCCCTTATCATGGTGGACTACCTGCAGCTGATGACGGTGCCCGGCATGCAGGACAACAGGACCTTGGAGATCGCCGAGATCTCCCGCTCCCTCAAGGCCCTGGCCAAGGAGCTGCAATGTCCCGTCATCGCCCTGTCCCAGCTCAACCGTTCACTGGAACAGCGGGCCGACAAGAGGCCCGTCAACTCCGACCTTAGGGAATCGGGCTCCATCGAGCAGGACGCCGACCTCATCATGTTCATCTACCGGGACGAGGTCTATCACCCGGAGACGGCGGACAAGGGGGTGGCGGAGATCATCATCGGCAAGCAGCGTAACGGCCCCATAGGCAGGGTGCGGCTGACCTTCCAGGGCCATTTCTCCCGCTTCGACAACTACGCAGGCCCGGCCTACGACGACGAATACTAA